From one Rhizobium sp. CIAT894 genomic stretch:
- a CDS encoding DsbA family protein — protein sequence MTTNIDLQYFFDPFCGWCYASAPALAGLADRFPDRLRMLPSGLFVGARPISSISDHAWRNDQRIEVLTGQRFSKEYHQNVLLAPNGVFDSGPATLALTALGEHDTTLEPRFLHAIQIARYVEGRDTSNVQEVATVAVQVAAEHGVELTAEIFAETLRNDPDLSERTLERMDDAQRQMNILGIRGVPQLVARINGHAHVLGGEALYQGPAHLFAALDELCAVA from the coding sequence GTGACCACCAATATCGACCTTCAATATTTCTTCGACCCTTTCTGCGGCTGGTGCTACGCAAGCGCTCCGGCGCTGGCTGGTCTTGCCGATAGATTTCCAGATCGCCTCAGGATGCTCCCCTCCGGTCTTTTCGTCGGAGCAAGGCCGATCTCGTCGATATCAGATCATGCCTGGCGCAACGACCAAAGGATTGAGGTTCTCACCGGGCAGCGCTTCTCCAAGGAGTACCATCAGAACGTGCTGTTGGCGCCGAACGGCGTTTTCGACTCAGGCCCCGCGACGCTTGCGCTCACCGCCCTTGGGGAACACGATACGACGCTCGAGCCTCGTTTCCTGCATGCGATCCAGATCGCACGTTATGTCGAGGGACGCGACACTTCCAACGTCCAGGAAGTGGCGACGGTCGCCGTTCAGGTGGCTGCCGAGCATGGCGTCGAACTAACCGCTGAGATCTTCGCCGAGACGCTCCGGAACGACCCCGATCTCAGCGAGCGCACGCTGGAGCGGATGGACGATGCGCAGCGTCAGATGAATATCCTCGGCATTCGCGGGGTTCCGCAGCTCGTCGCCCGCATCAACGGCCATGCGCACGTGCTTGGCGGCGAGGCGCTCTATCAAGGTCCGGCTCATCTCTTCGCGGCACTCGACGAGCTCTGCGCAGTCGCCTGA